The Oncorhynchus keta strain PuntledgeMale-10-30-2019 unplaced genomic scaffold, Oket_V2 Un_scaffold_6846_pilon_pilon, whole genome shotgun sequence DNA window CTGGGCCGCGTTCAGCACGAACAACTCGCTCCAAGTGAGCCGGAGCAGGGCGACCTGGTCGGTGATCTGGAGGTCGGGGAAGAAGGGGATGTTTCGGGCCCACTCCACCGCCGAGAACAGCATCCGGGCGGCCAGCTCACAGATGTTCTCGATCCCCACGTGGTTGTTGGACTGCATACACTGCGTGCTGTATCTGGATGTGGGGTAGGGCTCGGCTCGCATGAGCAGGGAGATGTATCCAGAAAGGTAGGAGTGGCATTGGAGAGGGTCTCCGTTGGTTATGGAGAACTGACCGTGGTGGTACGGTTGAGTAGGCAGCATCCTCCCTCTCTGAACCGCTGTGATAcaacgagacagagacagtattAATGTCTGGTAGGTAACGGTGCGTTGGCCTACAAGGTGACAGATACTATTGGTAAGTATATTGAATAACGGTGTGTCAGTCTGAATACATGCCTACCTATCCTGATGGAACAAAAAGGGTTCTATCGCTTGCTTCATACGAGGTTCTATATTCTATATAACTCTTTTTTTCTAAGcgtgtagaaacacacaacccATTGCCTTTATTCCTCTGAGACAATAAGCTCATCGACAAAAACAGCATGGAGACTATTATTAGGAGCTCAATAATGGAGATTTAACAGTGCTATATTATCGTATAGCCTATCTGAACTCCACGTATGAATATGTTGTTATAATGTAGTGAGTATATGAACCTTATCTTTAGAGAATATGTTTTGGTTTTAAATCATTAGCGTCTAGTGACCTAAAGGAGATGAGAAACAAGTTTGTTTACCTTCTCTCCGCATTCCCACTTTGACACATTTCTTGAGGCGGCAGTACTGGCATTGATTCCTGTGGTGTTGATCAATGGGACAGTTCCTGCCAGCGCGGCAGGTGTAGCCGAGGTTCCGTCTGACGCTCCGTTTGAAGAAGCTCTTACACCCCTCACATGTCAACTGACCATAGTGCTTCCCGCTGGATTTATCCCCGCACACCACACACTCGATCTGCTGAGGCTGTTGTTTGTCCATGGAGTTAGTCGACGTTTGGCTAGTGATAGATTGAGATGTATTGCTTGAATGAGCGCCTTGGGGTGTCTGACGTGTTGAGGGGATATCCAGAGAGGATGTGGGATTGACGTGTCCCGTTAGGTCGGTAGAGAGGGATAACGGTTCGCATTGAGAGACCGGGGAAGAGATTCCGTCTTGAGAGTCGCGGGCGACATCTTCCTCGCCGTTTCTCCACCTTACCATTGCCATATCTATCCGTCAATGTTTCCGAAACTTTCCGTGTCGTTGTTACCCCAGTGTGCTGCCCGTCGACAAGTAAAGGCACAAATATATAAATACTCAATTATTGCACCATTGTATTCAGTAATTAAGATGCTTAAAGCATAACAGTATGTAAAGTGCCGGCGGTTGATGAACGCGTGAGAAATCTGACTGAATATAGTTAACCACTTAGCAAATTAAAGTAACATTTCTAAATAGCATAAAACACTCTGATGCACCATCAGAAACACAAAGTGGAAaaacacacattaaaacacacattaaaacacacttgCATCCAGTCAAAATCCACACTGTAGTCAAAGCATTCCCTTTTTCAAAATGTGAGTCactctctattccctctatcCAACCCAGTAAAACTGTGCTCACTAATCAGATATCCCGTGTTGTACGGCGGTGACGCAGCAACTAGAACTGGGTTAATGAAAACAGCTGCACCGTGGCTCGTGCTATTCCAATGAGTTACAAATGATCGTAAAAAGAAAGACAACGGCGAGAGAAAGCGGATTTTGATGATGGCTGGACGTGTCCTGTAGAATGGAATAATGTGCTTGGACAAAACGGGTGTGCCTCTGACGTCTCCATCGAGCGGGTCAACCATATAAGGAGCGAGGAAGTCCTTTGGTCCGTGCGCGAATGGAGTAGACCTAGTACCAGGTGGAAACTAGGCCTATTGATTTACCGGAATGATGCTTTGTTAGAGTTCTGATTGGTTTTGGAGAGATCGGGGTTCAGAGAGATGAACTAGCATCGGTGTATTTCTGATAACGCAGCTCTAtatctccctgtgtgtctgtgtatatatagCCGACCACTGGGGATTAAACGGATCTATACAAATGGATACATTGGATGTATGTGATTTATTCGTTGTTTATTGTTATGATATTACATTTAGACAGCATACTGGTTGTAGTACATGTCGTTTCCTCTATTAGGTTGTAACATTGATGAATGGAAGCGCTTTTAAGCACCAATAAGAGCACATAATGAGATATCGCAGTAATCTGATGCCCCCTAGCGGCAGAGCGGGTTTgttggtcggtaatctgtttccCCCCTTGTAATTCTTAAAAACGGTAAACTATTTACGAGCAAATGTGAGTTATCCAGGGCTATCTTCTAAGGTTGGGATTACAACTCTATGAGGGGCACAGTGGCAAACACCATACATTTCTCTACTAACTTGAGATTTTAGTGTACTCATATATCTTTTTCAGTTCCATATTAATCTTTTCAGCTCACAGAGTTGACTGATGACCTATATATTACTCCAAGGCTGTCACTGCTCGTTCTTCAGCAGCCCAGCCTACTGTATTAGAAAGCATCCACCAAGATGTGAATGGTGTTTCTCTGTTGTGATTTACTGTACTAGCTAAATACTATTGGTGTTAACTGTAGTCAACTACACACAGTAATTACATGTCCCAGACCAATCTGGGGCTCTACTTGCTGACAGAGCACCAAGCAGATGTCCCAGACCAATCAGGGGCTCTACTTGCTGAGAGAGCACCAGGCAGATGTCCCAGACCAATCAGGGGCTCTACTTGCTGAGAGAGCACCAAGCAGATGTCCCAGACCAATCAGGGGCTCTACTTGCTGAGAGAGCACCAGGCAGATGTCCCAGACCAATCAGGGGCTCTACTTGCTGATGTCCCAGACCAATCAGGGCTCACTTGCTGAGAGAGCAAGCAGATGTCCCAGACCAATCAGGGGCTCTACTTGCTGAGAGAGCACCAAGCAGATGTCCCAGACCAATCAGGGGCTCTACTTGCTGAGAGAGCACCAAGCAGATGTCCCAGACCAATCAGGGGCTCTACTTGCTGACAGAGCACCAGGCAGATGTCCCAGACCAATCAGGGGCTCTACTTGCTGAGAGAGCACCAGGCAGATGTCCCAGACCAATCAGGGGCTCTACTTGCTGAGAGAGCACCAAGCAGATGTCCCAGACCAATCAGGGGCTCTACTTGTTGAGAGAGCACCAAGCAGATGTCCCAGACCAATCAGGGGCTCTACTTGTTGAGAGAGCACCAAGCAGATGTCCCAGACCAATCAGGGGCTCTACTTGCTGCTGAGAGAGCAGATGTCCCAGACCAATCAGGGGCTCTACTTGTTGAGAGAGCACCAAGCAGATGTCCCAGACCAATCAGGGGCTCTACTTGCTGCTGAGAGATCACTAGGCAGATGTCCCAGACTAAATCAGGGGCTCTACTTGCTGCTGAGAGATCACTAGGCAGATGTCCCAGACCAATCAGGGGCTCTAGTTGCTGCTGAGAGATCACTAGGCAGATGTCCCAGACCAATCAGGGGCTCTACTTGTTGAGAGAGCACCAAGCAGATGTCCCAGACCAATCAGGGGCTCTACTTGCTGCTGAGAGATCACTAGGCAGATGTCCCAGACTAATCAGGGGCTCTACTTGCTGCTGAGAGATCACTAGGCAGATGTCCCAGACCAATCAGGGGCTCTACTTGCTGCTGAGAGATCACTAGGCAGATGTCCCAGACCAATCAGGGGCTCTACTTGCTGCTGAGAGATCACTAGGCAGATGTCCCAGACTAATCAGGGGCTCTCCTTGCTGCTGAGAGATCACTAGGCAGATGTCCCAGACCAATCAGGGGCTCTAGTTGCTGCTGAGAGATCACTAGGCAGATGTCCCAGACCAATCAAAGGGAGGTTTAACATCAAATGTTCCATTGGTATGGAGATTACTATCTTGTCGGTAGCAGCAGCTtaaacctctccatctctctattttcAATTCAATTGAAAGGACTTTATTGGCTTGGGAATAATATGTTGGCATTGCCAAAgtaaatggaatagacaataaacaaggGAAATAAACATTCAGaactgaacagtaaacattacactcacaagttaaaagttgaaaaaaaagtttgaaagaatctctctctcccccatctctatgtcttcatctctctcctccattttctTGTTGTGTGGTGTTATCTATATATGTGAATCACTTTCCCTCTACTGTTGTTAACATGTTATGATCTGGTCTCCTGCTGGAAGTCTGCAGCATCAAGTCCAGCAACACATCATGGCAGCTAATCCTTCCACCCCTCAGCAGCACCATATGGCCATCAGATAAATCCACTGAGTGCtcaagaagacagacagacagacagacagacagacagacagacagacagacagacagagaagcaaactcggtctcaacctttaagtctttactgaagactcatctcttcagtgggtcatatgattgagtgtagtctggcccaggagtgggaaggtgaacggaaaggctctggagcaacgaaccgcccttgctgtctctgcctggccggttcccctctttccactgggattctctgcctctaaccctattacaggggctgagtcactggcttactggggctctctcatgccgtccctgcagggggtgcgtcacctgagtgggttgattcactattgtggtcatcctgtctgtgTTGGCCCCCCCTGGGCTGTgcagtggcggagatctttgtgggctatactcagccttgtctcaggatggtaagttggtggttgaagatatccctctagtggtgtgggggctgtgctttggcaaagtgggtggggttatatccttcctgtttggccctgtccggggttgtcctcggatggggccacagtgtctcctgtcccctcctgtctcagcctccagtatttatgctgcagtagtttgtgtcggggggctagggtcagtttgttatatctggagtacttctcctgtcctattcggtgtcctgtgtgaatctaagtgtgcgttctctaattctctcctttctttctctctctcggaggacctgagccctaggaccatgccccaggactacctgacatgatgactccttgctgtccccagtccacctggccatgctgctgctccagtttcaactgacctgagccctaggaccatgccccaggactacctgacatgatgactccttgctgtccccagtccacctggccatgctgctgctccagtttcaactgttctgccttactattattcaaccatgctggtcatttatgaacatttgaacatcttggccatgttctgttataatttccacctggcacagccagaagaggacgggccaacccacatatgctctctctaattctctctttctttctcgctcggaggacctgagccctaggaccgtgccccaggactacctgacatgatgactccttgctgtcctcggtccacctgactgtgctgctgctccagtttcaactgttctgccttgttattattcgaccatgctggtcatttatgaacatttgaacatcttggccatgttctgttataatctccacccggcacagccagaagaggactggccaccccacatagcctggttcctctctaggtttcttcctaggttttggcctttctagggagtttttcctagccaccatgcttctacacctgcattgcttgctgtttggggttttaggctgggtttctgtacagcactttgagatatcagctgatgtacgaagggctatataaataaatttgatttgattttgatttgtatGAGATCAGAGCATCAATAGGAAGGTGATCTGATGATCCTCAACCTTTGCTGCCATTGGAGCTAATAGTAAATCCAGTTAGCCAAGTTAAGCAGGGCAAATCCTTGGCAACAATAGTCAAGCTTAGTGCCCTTCAGCTACAGCATCAACCATTCCAAtaatcactccctactgcccttactattgaccggagttgaccaaaacagaatcactccctactgcccttactattgactggagttgaccaaaacagaatcactccctacagcccttactattgaccggagttgaccaaaacagaatcactccctactgcccttactattgaccggagttgaccaaaacagaatcactccctactgcccttactattgaccggagttgaccaaaacagaatcactccctccctactgaccaaaacagaatcactcctactgcccttactattgaccaaaacagcccttactattgaccggagttgaccaaaacagaatcactccctacagcccttactattgaccggagttgaccaaaacagaatcactccctactgcccttactattgaccggagttgaccaaaacagaatcactccctactgcccttactattgaccggagttgaccaGAATCAGAATCACggagttgaccaaaacagaatcactccctactgcccttactattgaccaaaacagaatcactccctactgagttgaccaaaacagaatctATTGACTCCCTAGTTGACCAAAACAGCCCTTACTATTGACCAAAACAgagttgaccaaaacagaatcactgCCCTTaccctactgcccttactattgaccggagttgaccaaaacagagttgaccaaaacagaatcactccctactgcccttactattgaccggagttgaccaaaacagaatcactccctgcccttactattgaccaAAACCTCCCtactattgaccggagttgaccggagttgaccaaaacagaatcactccctactgcccttactattgaccggagttgaccaaaacagaatcactccctactgcccttactattgaccggagttgaccaaaacagaatccctactgcccttactattgacgGAGTTGCCCTTACTATTgactccctactgcccttactattgagttgaccaaaacagaatcactccctactgcccttactattgacccAGAATTCCCTACTGCCCTATTGACCGTTGACCAaagttgaccaaaacagaatcactccctactgcccttactattaCGGAGttgcccttactattgaccggagttgaccaaaacagaatcactccctactgcccttactatttCTGTCTTTACACTGTTTTCCACTTCAATTTAAGTGTCTGTTTTTAGAAGTTATTTTCTGTATAACACAGTTGTAAGAACATGACAGCTGACCAAAAAGAGTAGCCTTTACTGCATGAGTAAATGACTGGAGATGGGACAATATCATGTCCCACAACCCCAAGGCTCTCTCTTTCCAGTGGAAAACATGTAACTGCATTTTAGTTACACGGCAAGAtacaaaacacactaaacagatgCATTGTGGCAGAGTTTAAAAAGACATATTGACAAACTAACAGACATAtacaataatactactactactagtattaaTATAACTACAACTATTACTACTAGTAGAAAACATGTAGTATTTGTCTCCACTGGCTACTACTAGtagaaaacatgcagtatttgtctCCACTGGCTACTACtagaaaacatgcagtatttgtctccagctactactactagaaaacatgcagtatttgtctCCACTGGCTACTACTAGtagaaaacatgcagtatttgCTACTACtggctactactactagtagaaaacatgcagtatttgtctCCACTGGCTACTACTAGtagaaaacatgcagtatttgtctGGCTACTACTgaaaacatgcagtatttgtctACTACTAGtagaaaacatgcagtatttgtctCTACACTGGCTACTACTACtagaaaacatgcagtatttgtctCCACTGGCTACTACTACtagaaaacatgcagtatttgtctccactggctactactactactcagtATTTGTCTCCACTGGACTACTAGtagaaaacatgcagtatttgtctCCACTGGCTACTACTACTAGAAAACATGTACTAACCCCACATttactttaactatgccactttgtttactttgtctacacactcatctcatatgtatatactgtactcgataccatctactgtatgctgctctgtaccatcactcattcatatatccttatgtacatgttccttatccccttacactgtgtataagacagtagttttggaattgttagttagattacttgttggttatcactgcattgtcggaactagaagcacaagcatttcgctacactcgcatttaacatctgctaaccatgtgtatgtgacaaaaaaaattgatttgattttattttattttatttgtctcCACTGGCTACTACTAGtagaaaacatgcagtatttgtctaatggctactactactagaaaacatgcagtatttgtctaatggctactactactagaaaacatgcagtatttgtctaatggctactactactagaaaacatgcagtatttgtctaattggctactactactactagaaaacatgcagtatttgtctaattggctactactactactagaaaacatgcagtatttgtctaatggctactactactagaaaacatgcagtatttgtctaattggctactactactactagaaaacatgcagtatttgtctaatggctactactactagtgaaaaacatgcagtatttgtctgatggctactactactagtgaaaaacatgcagtatttgtctgatggctactactactagaaaacatgcagtatttgtctaatggctactactactagaaaacatgcagtatttgtctaatggctactactactagaaaacatgcagtatttgtctaattggctactactactactagaaaacatgcagtatttgtctaattggctactactactactagaaaacatgcagtatttgtctaatggctactactactagaaaacatgcagtatttgtctAATGGCTACTACTAGtagaaaacatgcagtatttgtctgattgctactactactagaaaacatgcagtatttgtctgattgctactactactagaaaacatgcagtatttgtctgattgctactactactactagaaaacatgcagtatttgtctgattgctactactactactagaaaacatgcagtatttgtctgattgctactactactactagaaaacatgcagtatttgtctACTACTAagaaaacatgcagtatttgtctaatggctactactactagtagaaaacatgcagtatttgtctgatggctactactactactactagaaaaCAGTATTTGTCTgatggctactactactactagtagaaaacatgcagtatttgtctaatggctactactactagtagaaaacatgcagtatttgtctgatggctactactactactagaaaacatgcagtatttgtctgatggctactactactagtagaaaacatgcagtatttgtctaatggctactactactactagtagaaaacatgcagtatttgtctaatggctactactactagtagaaaacatgcagtatttgtctgatggctactactactactagtagaaaacatgcagtatttgtctaatggctactactactactagaaaaCAGTATTTGTCTGATGGCATGGTGAACTCTCTCCAAGCAGGGCCAACACACCCTCATTAGACCCAGTACAGAGTCCtatttaacctttaaccctaAAGCCACAGAGTCATCATCCCTATGAAGGATTaccccacatacacactcatTACCGGActgacagtacacacacacacacacacacacacacacacacacacacacacaaagggtgtTTTGTGGAAAGCTTTCAGGATAAAGTAACACAAGAAGGGTTTCAAATCTACcagtaatttaccaaagttactgTAATATGCAGTCATTTTGGTCATTAACAGGTAGTCTATGGCAATCTATGGTAACTTTTGTAATTCATGTATTGTATCCATATTGTTTTTAGTAGATAGTCAATATGGTTAAAGAGAAAATTAATTCATGAAcaaaagcatctaatcaacaatgaCATTTTATTTTCTGTTAACTCTACAACTCTTCCAACTATTGgcttttttcacaactgccaaCAGTTTGGCGGCAAAACTTTTACAACAAAGACATGTTGACATAGTAAGATAAATGTGTAACATACAACaaggatatttcatgctgaaaccctcatattaaacaccagtGGTATTGATATTTAGGATCATGTTTTACAGCCTTGTATGTTAGATatagagccttcagaaagtatttcacatgctgaaaccctcatattaaaacACCAGTGGTATTGATATTTAGGATCATGTTTTACAGCCTTGTCATCATGTTAGATatagagccttcagaaagtatttcacATCTATTTCACATGCTGAAACCCTCAGCATGTGGGAGTACAGGAGCTCtcctgagccctctcctgtacagggagtacaggagagggctcagaacgcactccTGTGGGGCCCcactgttgaggatcagcggggaggagatgttgttacctaccctcaccacctgggggcggcccgtcaggaagtccagtacccagttgcacagggcggggtcgagacccagggtctcgagcttgatgacgagcttggagggtactatggtgttgaatgccgagctgtagtcgatgaacagcattctcacataggtattcctcttgtccagatgggttagggcagtgtgcagtgtggttgagattgcatcgtctgtggacctatttgggcggtaagcaaattggagtgagtctagggtgtcaggtagggtggaggtgatatggtccttgactagtctctcaaagcacttcatgatgacggaagtgagtgctacggggcggtagtcgtttagctcagttaccttagctttcttgggaacaggaacaatggtggccctcttgaagcatgtgggaacagcagactggtacagggattgattgaatatgtccgtaaacacaccggccagctggtctgcgcatgctctgagggcgcggctggggatgccgtctgggcctgcagccttgcgagggttaacacgtttaaatgtcttactcacctcggctgcagtgaaggagagaccgcatgttttcgttgcaggccgtgtcagtggcactgtattgtcctcaaagcgggcaaaaaagttatttagtctgcctgggagcaagacatcctggtccgtgactgggctggatttcttcctgtagtccgtgattgactgtagaccctgccacatgcctcttgtgtctgagccgttgaattgagattctactttgtctctgtactgacgcttagcttgtttgatagccttgcggagggaatagctgcactgtttgtattcggtcatgttaccagacaacttgccctgattaaaagcagtggtttgcgctttcagtttcacgcgaatgctgccatcaatccatggtttctggttagggattgttttaatcgttgctatgggaacgacatcttcaacgcacgtcctaatgaactcgcacaccgaatcagcgtattcgtcaatgttgttatctgacgcgatacgaaacatatcccagtccacgtgatggaagcagtcttggagtgtggagtcagcttggtcggaccagcgttggacagacctcagcgtgggagcctctagttttagtttctgtctgtaggcagggatcagcaaaatggagtcgtggtcagcttttctgaatatggttcccaatcagagacaacgataagcagctgcctctgattgagaaccaatcaaggcaaccatagacaaataaacacctagactagatAAAACCCATAGACAATGGAAgaactaaacaaaccacccttgtcaaaccctgacctaaccaaataataaagaaaacaaagacaactaaggtcagggcgtcaGGACTGCGGATCCTCACCATAGgccccggactgtggcccgtcattggaggttccggactgtggcccgtcgttggaggttccggactgtggcccgtcgttggaggttccggactgtggcccgtcgttggaggttccggactgtggcccgtcgttggaggttccggactgtggcccgtcgttggaggttccggactgtggcccgtcgttggaggttccggactgtggcccgtcgttggaggttccggactgtggcccgacgttggaggttccggactgtgtactgtggccggacgctctggactgggcacTGTCGCCGGACCAGACACCTAGACCAGACAACCTCTAGACATACAATAAACCCTAGACAATGAAAAAACGAAACCAACCACCCTTgttacaccctgacctaaccaaataataaagaaaacaaagacaactaaggtcagggcgtgacatctaGTGGCTACTTCCGgtggatttgccacaaacatattatgtattcaggacataatgttaatttctttgccacatttatttCAGATTgtctttagtgccttgttgcaaacaggatgcatgttttgtaatatttttattctgtacagtcttTTTTTCAGTCTGTCAatgaggttagtattgtggagtcactataatgttgttgatccatcctcagttctctcctctcctgagggGCAACATCaaactagcctggttccagatccgTTTGCGCTCTTGCCAGCTCCATTGCTGTAAATGTCAAGCCAAACATGACAATTCCATGAGTTAGTGACAGGAGTTGTCAagaagtcagaaacagactggcacctaATAAAAAAACGTTTTGATGTCTAAGTTAAACAGATGCATGTAAAAAGTATCGTTCTCGTCTAAGATAATAGGCCTGGTAGAACATCTAGATCACATCCGGACGAGAAGGTTTttgcccctgggatgatcttgatttattattgcACAATCTTTTGCACAATACTACAAATGCAGGTGACGgacgagcagta harbors:
- the LOC127929362 gene encoding COUP transcription factor 2-like, with translation MAMVRWRNGEEDVARDSQDGISSPVSQCEPLSLSTDLTGHVNPTSSLDIPSTRQTPQGAHSSNTSQSITSQTSTNSMDKQQPQQIECVVCGDKSSGKHYGQLTCEGCKSFFKRSVRRNLGYTCRAGRNCPIDQHHRNQCQYCRLKKCVKVGMRREAVQRGRMLPTQPYHHGQFSITNGDPLQCHSYLSGYISLLMRAEPYPTSRYSTQCMQSNNHVGIENICELAARMLFSAVEWARNIPFFPDLQITDQVALLRLTWSELFVLNAAQCSMPVHVAPLLAAAGLHAAPMSAERVVSFMDHIRIFQEQVEKLKVLHVDSAEYSCIKAIVLFTSGKHTTLCFAAVYYD